ATCCGCATACATGGAAGGTTGACCTGTGAGGGATGAATCCGACAATTTTAAGTCCCACCGTTTTTGCAGACCGTTACTAATGTCAAAGCAGCTTAAATTTTGCTTCGACTCTACAAACAAGAGATCTTTCGTAATCCAGAGATCATTGGCAGCCGGTGATGCTAATTGGAGTTTTTCTTTTGGTTGACCAGTCTTGGCATCGAGTAACTGTAGCTGTCCAGACGCATCTGATATGGCTATGAAATTATTACTTATTCCTGCATTAAAATCGATGGGTTGTTTGTTGTCTGTCATTGATACAACAGCGAGGTGACGTGCCGGAGTTGTGCGATATTGTAATGTGAAAATCTGGCCGCTGGATGTTAACGCGATACATTGATCTTTCGAAATGGGAATGAGTTGTTTCCAATTGATTTTTGCATCAACATCATCTGGCAGAACAAAATCTTGTACGGTGTTTAAACCTCGTCCTTTGCGGTATACCGAGATTTTTTTATGGAATGGAAGTGCAATTCCATCACCGATTAGAATCGGCAGGGTATCTAAAGGTGCTTTTAATGGTATTGTTTGTTCCAGTTGTCCAAATGAATTGAGAATCCAGAGCGTTGGTTCCGGGGAGCCGCAGTAGACAGCAATTTTACCATCAGACAGTTGGGTCGTTTTCAGTGGTTCAGTCAGCCCTTCGGGGAGTTTGAGCTGGGTGATGGTTCTCTCTTTGAATTTCGAGGCACTCGGTTCAAAATCTTTATCGCGGATTCGAAAAATATCTCCATCAGAAGTGACGCAAACGAGCCCGCTATCTCCAGCGGAGTACGTTGCCAGAATGTCTGTGCCCAGAATTGATTTCCAGGAACTACTCATTTCATCCCGATTTGCGATCGTAAAAATGACCGAGTTTGAGGAAAGCAGTCGCCGGGCAAGATACAGATTATTGCCAATCAACTGCATCGGCTGTGCTCCCAGGCCATCGGCAATTTTTTTCTTGTCTAATTTGATACCGGAATTCAGAAGCGTAAACTTGCGTAATGCAGAACTGCTCATCCAAAGTTGTCCACCGGAACCGGCCGACAGATAGATTTGGCATGAAAGTGGATCTTGTAACTGATAGGAGGCAATTTCAGTCAGTTTTCTTTTACCTTCCTCATCGGTCACAGTGAAAGCCGTAATGCGTTCTGGAACAGTGGGGAAAAATAACTGTTTGCCACGCAGCACAGGTGGGCTTTGCACATGACCTTTAATTCGGTATTGCTCCAGTTCGTTGAGTGAAGCATTCTCACCATTCCCATCCAGCACATGCAGTAGTGCCGAGTCTGCACGGTCATTCTCACATACCAGCAGTAGTTTTCCCATAGGAATAATAGGGATCTGTATCGTGCCCGGTCGATGACCGAGTGCCGTGACGCGTTTACATTCAAAAGGACGCAATGAAACAAGATAAACGACTGCTTCATGTCCCGCGACAGCGACGGCTTGTTCTCCGTAGACCAGCCCGGGTGCACCGATTAATGGCTGTGCGAACTTAATTTGCGAAACGAGATTACCACTGAGTAAATCGAGACTGAGCAAATCACCCGAGTCACATGAAACGACAATGAGCCCTTGATGAATCAATGGGTGCCCCGTCGGTCGAGAGGGCATTGCCTGACGCCAGATCAATTTTCCATTCTTTTGTGAGACACAAATCAGTTCCTGATGCCTCGAATCATAGAGGAGTAATGCAGGTTCGGCTCCTGTGACAGTCAACGGAGTGAAGGGAGCATCAAGGCCAATCGGACGTTGCCAGATAGGATCTCCTGTAATGGAATCAATCCCAAAGCAACTACCATTGGCCAATGCGAATACGTTTCGTCCATCCGAAATCGCATTGGAGCGAGAGCGAGTATGCAGTGCCAACGTAACGACTTGCGGAAATGTTTCAGGGTATTCTTCATTCGAAGCGGCAACAGGTTCGTTATTTATTTTGATGAGACCTTTTTCGACTTCGAGAATTTGATCAAGTACGGTCGACATCTTGCGATCATTGTTATAATACGGATAGCGATCCAGTAGATGCCGTCTGCGTTTCAATGCTTTTAATGTCTTTTTTTGTTTGATGGCTTCTTCAATTTCCAAGACTGCGACATCAAATACCTCTTTCCTCAGAATTTCGGCCTCTGCTTTTTCATAACCGGCTTTGATTTTCGCTAAAGTTTCAGTTGGAGGTACATCTTGAGGGCTATATCGAGTCAGTATCTTCTCGGCATTCTTTGATACCACTAACAAATCGCGATCTTTCGTTCGGCTGGCTGT
The Gimesia aquarii DNA segment above includes these coding regions:
- a CDS encoding PQQ-binding-like beta-propeller repeat protein, with the protein product MASLEISLLSGKTQKIELSKKQPISIGSHTSNDLQIEGVASMQCRISWNKKGYEILAATSDGIDVNGTMSGRTLLNDGDLIRIGEADILFLDEVDLLDLASPLPDTSDNQNESSMYDLQPISKDELEAELRSPPKPQEKNSPSRSKSTKESSRKQEAKSAKNKVSKSKKEKKVSKKIEPLPVEELPADDDLDLESAAELLEAGSSIETPQAPERTFLSRTSDHASDEIEGTSETAETENKSTLSLKDRIRKRSSKNAVRPGERQITRSPLVLSLTGGGILLALTALTFWFIIGRDTAKRHFDAAVQEMEAGKYSQAIQLFEKFQENYSKSDYVDEARILLSKSLVEKEISGSTPAWKSGLEATDQFIKKHRDDSDFKSQHPIIADYGQRIALGSVETASRTKDRDLLVVSKNAEKILTRYSPQDVPPTETLAKIKAGYEKAEAEILRKEVFDVAVLEIEEAIKQKKTLKALKRRRHLLDRYPYYNNDRKMSTVLDQILEVEKGLIKINNEPVAASNEEYPETFPQVVTLALHTRSRSNAISDGRNVFALANGSCFGIDSITGDPIWQRPIGLDAPFTPLTVTGAEPALLLYDSRHQELICVSQKNGKLIWRQAMPSRPTGHPLIHQGLIVVSCDSGDLLSLDLLSGNLVSQIKFAQPLIGAPGLVYGEQAVAVAGHEAVVYLVSLRPFECKRVTALGHRPGTIQIPIIPMGKLLLVCENDRADSALLHVLDGNGENASLNELEQYRIKGHVQSPPVLRGKQLFFPTVPERITAFTVTDEEGKRKLTEIASYQLQDPLSCQIYLSAGSGGQLWMSSSALRKFTLLNSGIKLDKKKIADGLGAQPMQLIGNNLYLARRLLSSNSVIFTIANRDEMSSSWKSILGTDILATYSAGDSGLVCVTSDGDIFRIRDKDFEPSASKFKERTITQLKLPEGLTEPLKTTQLSDGKIAVYCGSPEPTLWILNSFGQLEQTIPLKAPLDTLPILIGDGIALPFHKKISVYRKGRGLNTVQDFVLPDDVDAKINWKQLIPISKDQCIALTSSGQIFTLQYRTTPARHLAVVSMTDNKQPIDFNAGISNNFIAISDASGQLQLLDAKTGQPKEKLQLASPAANDLWITKDLLFVESKQNLSCFDISNGLQKRWDLKLSDSSLTGQPSMYADQILLTLRNGTLITVEAKTGKIQTEFNTPLPTSGATVNLDQIMLVPTVDGSLYRIDQVLQQKGQASL